Proteins encoded within one genomic window of Halomonas sp. YLGW01:
- a CDS encoding glutathione S-transferase family protein: MSRVLYELCGIDEGLRFSPFCWRVRYALAHKGLDVETRPWRFNEKEAIAFSGQGLVPVLVDGDEVVNDSFEIMRYLDRIYPDAPLLGSPEAEARARFFKHYAERSLAPGMMRTIVMDLFNAIHPDDREYFRTTREKRFGRTLEEMHSPAKGLSMLDQALAPLRGRLEESDFLDGEAPGAADYLLFGNFMWARTVSAADLVSNADPVYGWVERMLDAHGGLGRNAKRIVDIEGAYGQ, translated from the coding sequence ATGAGCCGAGTGCTGTATGAACTGTGTGGGATCGACGAGGGGCTGCGTTTCTCCCCCTTCTGCTGGCGGGTGCGCTATGCGCTGGCGCACAAGGGGCTAGACGTGGAGACCCGCCCTTGGCGTTTCAACGAGAAGGAGGCCATTGCCTTCTCGGGGCAAGGGCTGGTGCCGGTGTTGGTCGACGGCGACGAGGTGGTCAACGACAGCTTCGAGATCATGCGCTATCTGGATCGGATCTATCCCGATGCGCCGCTGCTGGGCAGCCCGGAAGCCGAAGCGCGGGCTCGCTTCTTCAAGCACTATGCCGAGCGCTCGTTGGCACCTGGCATGATGCGCACCATCGTCATGGATCTCTTCAATGCCATTCATCCCGATGACCGGGAGTACTTTCGTACCACCCGGGAGAAGCGCTTCGGGCGCACCCTCGAAGAGATGCACTCGCCGGCCAAGGGCCTGAGCATGCTCGACCAGGCGCTGGCGCCGCTGCGCGGTCGCCTGGAGGAGAGCGACTTCCTGGACGGCGAGGCGCCGGGGGCCGCCGACTACCTGCTGTTCGGCAACTTCATGTGGGCACGTACGGTGTCGGCGGCGGATCTGGTCTCGAACGCCGATCCGGTCTATGGCTGGGTCGAGCGCATGCTGGATGCCCATGGCGGCCTCGGTCGCAACGCCAAGCGCATCGTCGACATCGAGGGCGCCTACGGTCAGTAA
- the glcE gene encoding glycolate oxidase subunit GlcE: protein MSEKYASLSDQDASAELGEQIRQADAAGSPLRIVGGDTRGFYGRAVEGTPLSLAAHRGITHYDPVELVVSVRAGTPLKDLEAALEAEGQMLGCEPPRFGEAGTVGGMIATGLSGPRRPWAGAVRDFVLGTRVLDRAGRELRFGGEVMKNVAGYDLSRLMVGAQGTLGVVSEVSMKVLPRPAASASLRLDMSLQKALDRLTEWGRQPLPITAAAYAEGALHLRLEGGASSVAATRERLGGDVLEEDFWSELRDLRLPFFSDNARPLWRLSLPNHTPPLPLAGETLFDWAGAQRWLKSDADAEEIRAAASRAGGHATCLGTSAGQGEGQGKRQGVAEPFTPLAPVIAKYHHRLKAELDPNGIFNPGRLYGDF from the coding sequence ATGTCTGAGAAATACGCATCACTTAGCGATCAGGACGCAAGCGCCGAGCTTGGCGAGCAGATTCGCCAGGCCGACGCCGCAGGCTCACCGCTCAGAATCGTCGGCGGCGACACCCGGGGCTTCTATGGCCGGGCGGTGGAGGGCACCCCGCTGTCGCTGGCCGCCCACCGCGGCATCACGCATTACGACCCGGTCGAGCTCGTCGTCTCGGTGCGCGCCGGCACGCCGCTGAAAGACCTCGAGGCCGCGCTGGAGGCCGAGGGCCAGATGCTCGGCTGCGAGCCGCCTCGCTTCGGTGAGGCCGGCACCGTTGGCGGCATGATCGCCACCGGGCTCTCCGGCCCGCGCCGTCCCTGGGCCGGCGCGGTGCGCGACTTCGTGCTCGGCACCCGGGTGCTCGACCGCGCCGGCCGGGAGCTGCGCTTCGGCGGTGAGGTGATGAAGAACGTCGCCGGCTACGATCTTTCGCGGCTGATGGTCGGTGCCCAGGGCACCCTCGGTGTCGTCAGCGAGGTCTCGATGAAGGTGCTGCCCAGGCCCGCCGCCAGCGCCAGCCTGCGCCTTGACATGTCGCTTCAAAAGGCCCTGGACCGGCTCACCGAATGGGGCCGCCAGCCGCTGCCGATCACCGCCGCCGCCTACGCGGAGGGCGCCCTGCACCTGCGTCTGGAAGGCGGCGCCAGCTCGGTGGCCGCGACCCGCGAGCGCCTGGGCGGCGACGTGCTCGAGGAAGACTTCTGGTCTGAACTGCGCGACCTGCGCCTGCCCTTCTTCAGCGACAATGCACGACCGCTGTGGCGGCTCTCGCTGCCCAATCACACCCCGCCGCTACCGCTTGCCGGCGAGACACTCTTCGACTGGGCGGGCGCCCAGCGCTGGCTGAAGAGCGACGCCGATGCCGAGGAGATTCGCGCCGCCGCCAGCCGCGCCGGTGGCCATGCCACCTGCCTCGGCACTAGTGCAGGGCAGGGCGAAGGACAGGGCAAACGACAGGGCGTAGCCGAGCCCTTCACGCCCCTCGCCCCGGTCATCGCCAAGTACCATCATCGGCTCAAGGCCGAACTCGACCCGAACGGGATCTTCAACCCTGGCCGCCTCTACGGCGACTTCTGA
- the glcF gene encoding glycolate oxidase subunit GlcF, whose amino-acid sequence MQTHFSQDDLKKPHIREADRVLRSCVHCGFCNATCPTYQLLGDERDGPRGRIYLMKELLESRDDDDQVTEETRLHLDRCLTCRNCETTCPSGVEYHKLLDIGRAEIERRVPRSLAERTLRYGLRKALVEPARFKALLALVTTFKPLVPGRLKSKMPPAPVDAGKRPEGQRHARQMLILEGCVQPGLSPNTNAATARVLDKLGIGLTPAPEAGCCGAIDFHLNAQDAGRERMRANIDAWWPHLEAGCEAIVQTASGCGAMVKEYGEALADDPAYAEKAARVSAMAKDLGELLANEDLASLAIQDKKRLAFHCPCTLQHAQKLAGSVEGVLSRLGFSLTPVQDSHLCCGSAGTYSITQPELATQLRDNKLDALEAGDPEMIVTANIGCQTHLAGAGRTPVRHWIEIVDEALT is encoded by the coding sequence ATGCAGACTCATTTCAGCCAAGACGATCTCAAGAAGCCGCATATCCGCGAGGCCGACCGGGTCCTGCGCAGCTGCGTTCACTGCGGCTTCTGCAATGCCACCTGCCCGACCTACCAGCTGCTCGGCGACGAGCGCGACGGCCCCCGCGGGCGCATCTACCTGATGAAGGAGCTGCTGGAGAGCCGCGATGACGACGATCAGGTCACCGAGGAAACCCGGCTGCACCTGGACCGCTGCCTGACCTGTCGCAACTGCGAGACCACCTGCCCCTCCGGCGTCGAGTACCACAAGCTGCTCGACATCGGCCGTGCCGAGATCGAGCGCCGGGTGCCCAGAAGCCTTGCGGAACGCACCCTGCGCTATGGCCTGCGCAAGGCACTGGTCGAACCTGCCCGCTTCAAGGCCCTGCTGGCCCTGGTCACCACATTCAAGCCGCTAGTGCCAGGCCGGCTCAAGAGCAAGATGCCGCCAGCCCCGGTGGATGCCGGGAAGCGCCCCGAGGGCCAGCGCCATGCTCGCCAGATGCTGATTCTCGAAGGCTGCGTGCAACCGGGCCTGTCACCCAACACCAATGCCGCCACGGCACGGGTACTGGACAAGCTCGGCATCGGCCTGACCCCGGCGCCCGAGGCCGGCTGCTGCGGCGCCATCGACTTCCACCTGAATGCCCAGGACGCCGGGCGTGAGCGCATGCGCGCCAATATCGACGCCTGGTGGCCGCACCTGGAAGCCGGCTGTGAAGCCATCGTTCAGACCGCCAGCGGCTGTGGCGCCATGGTCAAGGAATACGGCGAGGCGCTGGCCGATGACCCGGCCTATGCAGAAAAAGCCGCTCGCGTCAGCGCGATGGCCAAGGACCTCGGCGAGCTGCTGGCCAATGAAGACCTGGCTTCATTGGCCATTCAGGACAAGAAGCGGCTGGCCTTTCATTGCCCCTGTACCCTTCAGCACGCCCAGAAACTCGCCGGCAGCGTCGAGGGCGTGCTCAGCCGGCTGGGCTTCTCGCTCACGCCGGTTCAGGATAGCCACCTGTGCTGCGGCTCGGCGGGCACCTACTCGATCACCCAGCCGGAACTGGCCACCCAGCTGCGCGACAACAAGCTCGACGCCCTGGAGGCCGGCGATCCGGAGATGATCGTGACGGCCAACATCGGCTGCCAGACCCATCTCGCCGGCGCAGGACGCACTCCGGTTCGCCACTGGATCGAGATCGTCGACGAGGCACTGACGTGA
- the glcD gene encoding glycolate oxidase subunit GlcD encodes MNILYDEHLDGAIAPHDKADVLADLNRAIPDMTLLHREEDLRPFECDGLSAYRVLPMLVALPETLDQVETLMRRCHALGVPVVTRGAGTGLSGGALPLEQGVLLVMSRFKRILEVDAEARVARVQPGVRNLAISEAAAPHGLYYAPDPSSQIACSIGGNVAENAGGVHCLKYGLTVHNVLKVEVITIEGERMTLGAEAFDAPGFDLLALFTGSEGMLGVITEITVKLLPKPETAKVLMASFDDVEKAGRAVGEIIAAGIIPGGLEMMDKLAIRAAEDFVHAGYPVEAEAILLCELDGVEADVADDCETVRRVLDAAGATDIQQARDEAERARFWAGRKNAFPAVGRMSPDYYCMDGTIPRRELPGVLKGIARLSEESGLRVANVFHAGDGNMHPLILFDANQPGELELAEEVGGKILELCVEAGGSITGEHGVGREKINQMCAQFQPDEITTFHAVKAAFDEQRLLNPGKNIPTLQRCAEFGAMHVHNNELPHPELPRF; translated from the coding sequence ATGAACATCCTCTACGATGAACATCTCGACGGCGCGATCGCGCCCCACGACAAGGCCGACGTGCTCGCCGACCTGAACCGTGCCATCCCGGACATGACCCTCTTGCACCGCGAGGAAGACCTGCGTCCCTTCGAATGCGACGGTCTCTCGGCCTACCGGGTGCTGCCGATGCTGGTGGCGCTGCCCGAGACCCTCGATCAGGTCGAGACGCTGATGCGACGCTGCCATGCCTTGGGCGTGCCGGTGGTGACCCGCGGCGCCGGCACCGGGCTGTCCGGCGGCGCCCTGCCCCTCGAGCAAGGCGTGCTGCTGGTGATGTCCCGCTTCAAGCGCATCCTCGAGGTCGACGCCGAGGCGCGCGTTGCCCGGGTGCAGCCCGGCGTGCGCAACCTGGCGATCTCGGAGGCCGCGGCTCCTCATGGCCTCTATTACGCCCCGGACCCCTCCTCGCAGATTGCCTGCTCGATCGGGGGCAATGTCGCCGAGAACGCGGGCGGCGTGCACTGCCTGAAATACGGCCTGACCGTGCACAACGTGCTCAAGGTCGAGGTGATCACCATCGAGGGCGAGCGCATGACGCTGGGCGCCGAGGCCTTCGACGCGCCGGGCTTCGATCTGCTGGCGCTGTTCACCGGCAGCGAAGGCATGCTCGGGGTGATCACCGAGATCACCGTCAAGCTGCTGCCCAAGCCCGAGACCGCCAAGGTGTTGATGGCTAGCTTCGACGACGTCGAGAAGGCCGGCCGCGCGGTGGGCGAGATCATCGCCGCGGGGATCATCCCCGGCGGTCTGGAAATGATGGACAAGCTGGCCATCCGCGCCGCCGAGGACTTCGTACACGCCGGCTACCCGGTCGAGGCCGAAGCCATCCTGCTCTGCGAGCTCGATGGCGTGGAAGCCGACGTGGCCGACGACTGCGAGACGGTGCGCCGAGTGCTTGACGCCGCAGGCGCCACCGACATCCAGCAGGCTCGGGACGAGGCCGAACGCGCCCGCTTCTGGGCCGGGCGCAAGAACGCCTTCCCCGCCGTGGGTCGCATGTCGCCGGACTACTACTGCATGGACGGCACCATCCCGCGCCGCGAGCTGCCCGGCGTGCTCAAGGGCATCGCCCGGCTCTCCGAGGAGTCGGGCCTGCGCGTCGCCAACGTATTCCATGCCGGCGACGGCAACATGCATCCGCTGATTCTGTTCGATGCCAACCAGCCCGGCGAGCTGGAGCTGGCCGAGGAGGTCGGCGGCAAGATTCTCGAACTGTGCGTAGAGGCCGGCGGCAGCATCACCGGCGAGCACGGCGTGGGCCGCGAGAAGATCAACCAGATGTGCGCCCAGTTCCAGCCCGACGAGATCACCACCTTCCATGCCGTGAAGGCAGCCTTCGACGAGCAACGGCTACTCAACCCGGGCAAGAACATCCCGACCCTGCAGCGCTGCGCCGAGTTCGGCGCCATGCACGTGCACAACAACGAGCTGCCGCATCCCGAGCTGCCCCGGTTCTGA